In a single window of the Trichoderma breve strain T069 chromosome 6, whole genome shotgun sequence genome:
- a CDS encoding f-box-like domain-containing protein, whose translation MANSTAQEARFTAQAQLLSRLSTPDSAYVDGASSTVAPVAHTTVDSCEVATYAGGSRDVFSSLSELSSALTIFSSGSSPPRLETLPSEVLAHIASFLDVDDLLRASRTCRRLRAISLDPVLHHYRLRNARFVLTLFLNSPFRPSLGDLMSRSIFLTQNTIISRRLARSLISIRLSRRLASRLSARDLVQRCVLPQECVPGMFPVHVAPGLVAKRKSIEKERIKDGLRRWISVKWKRQVSERAEDARRSDEILGVGRVWKLRRFWERMSRGELPAHGGRSW comes from the exons ATGGCCAACTCAACGGCCCAGGAGGCCCGGTTTACGGCCCAGGCCCAGCTCCTCTCGAGATTGTCAACCCCTGACAGTGCCTACGTGGATGGTGCCAGCTCTACCGTTGCACCGGTAGCTCATACGACTGTCGATAGCTGTGAGGTCGCCACATATGCCGGTGGATCTCGAGACGTGTTCTCGTCGCTATCCGAGCTTTCATCCGCCCTCACCATCTTCAGTAGCGGCTCGTCACCGCCACGTCTAGAGACTTTGCCAAGCGAGGTCTTGGCTCACATTGCGAGCTTTCTTGATGTCGATGACTTGTTGCGTGCGTCTCGT ACGTGCCGTCGCCTTCGTGCAATCTCTCTTGACCCTGTCCTCCACCACTACCGCCTCCGCAACGCCCGGTTTGTCTTGACCTTGTTTCTCAATTCTCCGTTCCGCCCGTCTCTCGGTGACCTCATGTCCcgatccatcttcttgacccaaaacaccatcatATCGCGGCGTCTGGCACGGtccctcatctccatccgCCTCTCGCGTCGTCTTGCCTCGCGGCTTTCCGCCAGGGACCTTGTCCAGCGATGCGTACTGCCTCAGGAATGTGTGCCGGGCATGTTCCCTGTGCACGTTGCCCCCGGCCTGGTGGCCAAGCGCAAGAGCATTGAGAAGGAGCGCATCAAGGACGGCCTGAGGCGGTGGATTTCCGTCAAGTGGAAGCGTCAAGTGAGTGAGCGGGCGGAAGACGCGCGGAGGTCAGACGAGATCCTGGGCGTCGGTCGTGTGTGGAAGCTACGCCGCTTCTGGGAGAGGATGAGCCGTGGCGAGTTGCCAGCTCATGGGGGCAGAAGCTGGTAA
- a CDS encoding late endosomal/lysosomal adaptor and MAPK and MTOR activator domain-containing protein — MGLCQSCLGRRQKDVYDESEENRLLYDDGNGMQYGSFGDAALNGEGDTAEAQRENEALQRVVAKTSNNMVDIFEIAPQDPIGRTSTTTLFAYAGQGARVARYHHLVSKLSTQEDSPPAGIKVDWLADEDAGELHGERPASLRTLDDDDAALVGTFADAAAAMK; from the exons ATGGGGCTCTGCCAATCATGCCTAGGACGGCGACAGAAGGACGTCTACGATGAG AGCGAGGAGAACCGGCTCCTGTACGATGACGGAAATGGGATGCAGTACGGCAGCTTTGGCGACGCCGCGCTCAATGGAGAAGGCGACACTGCAGAGGCCCAGCGAGAGAACGAGGCGCTGCAGAGAGTAGTCGCAAAGACATCCAA CAACATGGTCGACATCTTCGAAATCGCTCCGCAGGACCCCATCGGCCGaacctcgacgacgacgctcTTTGCTTACGCTGGCCAAGGTGCTCGGGTGGCGCGCTACCACCATCTCGTATCGAAACTCAGCACACAAGAGGATAGCCCTCCCGCCGGTATCAAAGTTGACTGGCTTGCCGACGAGGATGCCGGCGAACTACATGGCGAGCGCCCAGCCAGCCTAAGAACactcgacgatgacgatgcggCACTTGTTGGTACTTTTGCGGATGCGGCCGCGGCCATGAAGTAA
- a CDS encoding hem-degrading domain-containing protein, whose protein sequence is MTRKVWQRTFAAGHGLEKALNAARSSAAPAPIQSPPGGSSAQELQALVDADVGADGFVLSSFTADDAVELGNLLYARLLPYAREGRATLISISAGAGSQTLYQVATGSGVTPDNESWVKRKTAAVLRFGTSSWYLGQKYAGNEAAFAAKFSLGPSEAGGYAIHGGGVPIRVAGVEGVVGVVVVSGLKQHEDHGVIAEVIRENWV, encoded by the exons ATGACTCGAAAGGTTTGGCAACGCACCTTTGCTGCGGGACATGGTCTCGAAAAGGCTCTAAATGCAGCTCGAAGCtctgctgctccagctcctaTTCAGAGCCCTCCAGGCGGGAGCTCTGCACAAGAG CTTCAAGCTTTGGTCGACGCTGATGTCGGCGCCGATGGCTTCgtcctctcctccttcacAGCCGACGATGCCGTCGAGCTCGGCAACCTCCTCTACGCCCGCCTCCTCCCCTATGCCCGGGAAGGTCGTGCCAcactcatctccatcagcgCGGGCGCTGGATCTCAGACGCTGTACCAAGTCGCTACGGGCAGCGGCGTGACGCCCGACAACGAGAGCTGGGTGAAGCGAAAGACGGCCGCGGTGCTGCGGTTCGGCACGAGCTCGTGGTATCTGGGACAAAAGTACGCTGGCAACGAGGCGGCGTTTGCGGCGAAGTTTTCGCTGGGACCGAGTGAGGCGGGAGGGTATGCGATCCATGGAGGTGGTGTGCCCATCCGGGTCGCGGGCGTGGAGGGAGTTGTGGGAGTGGTTGTTGTGAGTGGACTGAAGCAGCATGAGGATCACGGTGTGATTGCCGAGGTGATTCGGGAGAACTGGGTGTAA
- a CDS encoding dynamin family domain-containing protein — MASRRVRRAPAQTSIRVKPEPMPNSYANSVTDFGTNGDDAVDHPEFHQLSKAGRGNRSNAPAPSERTVASEHTTEPIFREVRARTVVATTTVPVAGSPRNMDESFFHTSFQDIGKKLKACNDTLGELQQLGVSHDVQLPELVLVGDQSAGKSSLMSGLANLDLPRSEGACTRCPLHIRVSRNSEWSCRVWLRKEYSYGPTPNRPIHESDVTKHDPFFPWRKLPSTAVLEFKTMHDKSEIEEVLRWAQIAILNDDKPPVLFVPGRGSIAMNTPIDKAAEETLAKFSPNVVSLEIKGPDLPDLSFYDMPGIFQNPADANDEYLVNVVRNLSSAYIQHPSAIIICAMPMNSDAENSATFGLTRRLQAKDRTIGVLTKADLLPDGGNHTQWLEIMKGQAHSTGLGYFITSRPQGKDLDELKKWEERMFEDESVDKWPGAFHAFVDRCGVERLKAFLSERLGEEFAKSLPNIKHKVKYHLDKVTRQLANLPELPHNVELEIQTCLNSFADSARLKIDEFAARINSLPTNFRDCLLEIKPKFILKDRTDIQVVELMDDDESDAASVGTATTSFVTPSKRRNTAPQATPSNKRTRTDYPVNGTPSSVKPEEAGFANGNSFGPPHPAPPPQKQLLPEPFTEFSDVGRAFRTLREVKEEIQAKMKAGMPSIIPPDVYNDLAMESIRPWNRPTSVYLREVIRQLQAELDSALNQSLENLKKRFIYTEAKRHLKSCLDEHWKTTQKELEALYSDEAERVMTYNTEAFDQCLKSERAVLTRFRHYMRMKGAGYAQKNLVPWEVLTEEKQILEVKRREAEQTKLKPDDFEREVEVVAYVRGYYKLAALRYSDAVTQRIVCRMIPAIRRQLRNYLDDKLGVRGSNSVSVYEKLMDEDAATANKREELKSEQGKFIQALQSIEDLESGKLSDTASVIEYGGGGGMQTELVLPRRESDATMENDVHYDNDEA, encoded by the exons atggcaagcCGCCGTGTTCGCAGAGCACCAGCCCAGACATCAATCCGGGTGAAGCCTGAGCCAATGCCAAACTCGTATGCCAACAGCGTCACTGATTTCGGCACAaatggtgacgatgccgtGGATCACCCCGAGTTTCATCAGTTGTCCAAGGCTGGTCGTGGAAACAGATCTAATGCTC CTGCGCCTAGTGAGCGTACCGTAGCGTCAGAACATACCACAGAGCCCATCTTCAGAGAAGTTAGAGCCAGAACCGTGGTGGCAACTACCACTGTGCCTGTTGCAGGCAGTCCCAGAAACATGGAcgagagcttcttccacaCTTCGTTTCAGGACATTGGCAAGAAACTCAAAGCTTGCAATGACACCTTGGgagagctccagcagcttggcgTCTCTCATGATGTGCAACTCCCCgagcttgtccttgtcgGCGATCAGTCGGCGGGCAAGTCCAGTCTCATGTCAGGCCTCGCCAACCTAGATCTGCCTCGGAGCGAGGGCGCATGCACTCGATGCCCTCTGCACATTCGCGTTTCCCGCAATTCCGAATGGTCCTGTCGAGTTTGGCTCCGCAAAGAATACTCGTATGGGCCAACCCCCAACCGCCCCATTCATGAATCTGATGTCACGAAGCATGACCCCTTCTTTCCCTGGAGAAAGCTACCTAGCACTGCTGTTTTGGAGTTCAAAACTATGCACGACAAGAGCGAAATCGAAGAGGTCTTGCGCTGGGCTCAGATTGCCATCTTGAATGATGACAAGCCTCCCGTTCTCTTTGTCCCCGGACGAGGCTCCATTGCCATGAATACGCCCATCGACAAGGCAGCAGAGGAGACTTTGGCGAAGTTCTCCCCCAACGTTGTTTCTCTGGAGATAAAGGGCCCTGACTTGCCTGATTTGTCCTTTTACGACATGCCGGGCATTTTCCAGAATCCCGCCGATGCCAACGACGAGTACCTGGTCAACGTAGTTCGAAACCTCTCGAGCGCCTACATCCAGCACCCCTCTGCCATCATTATTTGTGCCATGCCTATGAATAGTGACGCTGAGAATTCGGCAACCTTCGGCCTCACCCGCAGGTTGCAAGCTAAGGACAGGACCATTGGCGTGCTGACCAAGGCAGATCTCTTACCTGACGGTGGAAATCATACCCAGTGGCTCGAAATCATGAAGGGGCAAGCTCACTCAACCGGCTTAGGGTATTTCATAACCTCCCGCCCCCAGGGTAAGGACTTGGATGAATTGAAAAAGTGGGAGGAAAGGATGTTCGAGGACGAGTCTGTAGATAAATGGCCCGGTGCATTCCATGCATTTGTCGACCGCTGTGGCGTGGAAAGGCTCAAGGCTTTTCTCTCAGAGCGGCTTGGCGAGGAATTTGCGAAGAG TTTGCCAAACATCAAACACAAAGTCAAATACCATCTCGACAAAGTCACCCGACAGCTGGCCAACCTTCCTGAGCTCCCCCACAATGTTGAGCTAGAGATTCAGACATGCCTCAACAGCTTTGCTGATAGTGCGCGGCTCAAGATTGACGAGTTTGCAGCTCGTATAAACAGCTTGCCAACCAACTTTCGAGACTGCCTCTTGGAGATTAAACCCAAGTTTATTCTCAAGGATCGCACCGATATTCAAGTGGTGGAGCTtatggacgatgatgagtcCGATGCGGCCTCTGTCGGCACTGCCACAACAAGCTTCGTCACTCCCTCGAAGCGACGAAATACAGCACCGCAAGCAACGCCATCGAATAAGCGGACGAGAACGGATTATCCAGTCAACGGGACACCGAGCTCGGTCAAGCCCGAGGAAGCCGGCTTTGCTAATGGCAACAGCTTTGGCCCTCCTCATCCTGCACCGCCGCCACAGAAGCAACTTCTCCCGGAACCATTTACGGAATTCAGTGATGTTGGTCGGGCATTCCGTACACTGCGAGAAGTAAAGGAGGAGATccaggccaagatgaaggcAGGCATGCCGAGCATCATCCCACCGGATGTGTACAACGATTTGGCCATGGAGTCCATCAGACCGTGGAATCGGCCCACCAGCGTGTATCTGAGAGAAGTAATTCGGCAGCTTCAAGCCGAGCTCGATTCGGCGCTGAATCAGTCCCTCGAGAATCTCAAGAAGCGGTTCATATACACAGAAGCTAAGCGGCACCTCAAGAGCTGCCTGGATGAGCACTGGAAAACGACGCAAAAAGAACTCGAGGCGCTCTACAGTGATGAGGCAGAAAGAGTCATGACATACAACACGGAAGCATTTGATCAGTGTCTCAAAAGCGAGCGAGCCGTGCTGACTCGGTTCCGACATTATATGAGAATGAAGGGAGCGGGCTACGCACAAAAGAACCTCGTGCCGTGGGAAGTGTTAACGGAGGAAAAGCAGATCCTGGAGGTCAAGCGACGGGAAGCGGAGCAAACCAAACTGAAGCCGGATGATTTCGAGCGAGAGGTTGAGGTTGTTGCGTATGTTAGGGGATACTATAAACTAGCTGCCCTACGATACTCCGACGCCGTGACGCAGCGCATCGTCTGCCGCATGATTCCCGCGATCCGACGACAGCTTCGCAACTATCTCGACGACAAGCTTGGCGTGCGCGGTTCAAACTCGGTGAGTGTCTacgagaagctcatggaTGAGGACGCGGCGACGGCGAATAAGCGcgaggagctcaagagcGAGCAGGGCAAGTTTATCCAGGCGCTGCAGAGCATAGAGGACCTTGAGTCGGGGAAGCTGTCGGACACGGCGAGTGTGATTGAGtatggcggcggcggcggcatgcAGACTGAACTTGTGCTGCCTCGACGCGAGTCTGATGCGACGATGGAGAATGATGTTCACTATGATAATGATGAGGCGTAG
- a CDS encoding RNA recognition motif domain-containing protein, with protein MDAAGNDALAEGRRIYLGNLHYVLKSQDIEEFLLQNGFDDIENIHVSVDPVSARNPGYCFVDFAERATAERALTDLRASLRGREVKVGPCEPRKKRNGDGRSTFQRGGDWRSPSGDDGQQQFQSEPREQRPRRDFNRSDEVADESQGKRLYVGGLAKNLDQEQNNQEVMDIFTGFNPSYIGKRITPHESTRSPAGTYYYCFVDFETKEEAEAAMQALDGAQYDGGVLKVSLAKRTDRQSTRPNATSDRNNGGQGRGWRSSNTPRTEGGAPPPARAMGSNNWRQRTAE; from the exons atggaCGCTGCAGGGAACGACGCCTTGGCTGAGGGCCGGCGCATCTACTTAG GCAATCTCCACTACGTCCTCAAGTCGCAGGACATTGAGGAGTTTCTGCTCCAGAATGGCTTCGACGACATTGAGAACATCCACGTCTCTGTCGACCCCGTCAGCGCTCGCAACCCGGGCTACTGCTTTGTGGACTTTGCCGAGCGGGCCACCGCTGAGCGAGCTCTGACTGATCTCAGGGCAAGTCTCCGTGGCCGTGAGGTCAAGGTCGGTCCATGCGAGCCTAGGAAGAAGCGCAATGGAGACGGCCGGTCTACCTTCCAGCGCGGGGGTGACTGGAGATCCCCCTCTGGCGAcgatggccagcagcagttcCAGAGCGAGCCTAGGGAGCAGAGGCCCCGAAGAGACTTCAACCGCTCCGACGAGGTGGCCGATGAGTCTCAGGGAAAGCGACTGTACGTTGGAGGACTGGCCAAGAACCTGGACCAGGAGCAGAACAACCAGGAGGTTATGGACATTTTCACTGGATTCAACCC CTCATACATTGGCAAGCGCATCACCCCCCATGAGAGCACTCGCAGCCCCGCTGGAACCTACTACTACTGCTTCGTGGACTTTGAGACCaaagaagaggccgaggccgccaTGCAGGCCCTGGATGGTGCCCAGTACGACGGAGGCGTGCTCAAGGTCTCCCTGGCCAAGAGGACGGACAGACAGTCCACCCGCCCCAATGCGACATCAGACCGCAACAACGGCGGCCAGGGACGCGGATGGCGATCCTCCAACACCCCCCGAACTGAGGGCGGAGCACCGCCACCGGCCAGAGCCATGGGATCCAACAACTGGCGCCAGAGGACCGCCGAGTAG
- a CDS encoding nucleotidyl transferase domain-containing protein, with the protein MSLHVPLPHRSATPVGAATKAVILVGGPSRGTRFRPLSLDLPKPLFDVAGHPIIWHCLDAVARVKQIQEVYIIGYYDESVFRDFIKDSAREFPGINLRYLREYEALGTAGGLYHFRDAILKGRPERLFVLNADVCCSFPLEEMLKLFMERDAEAVILGTRVSNEAASNFGCIVSDSHTRRVLHYVEKPESHISNLINCGVYLFSTDAIFPSIRSAIKRRTDRPRLVSYPSSDNLDHFRMPRAVADDDDDEDKKEVIRLEQDILGDMADSKQFYVYETKDFWRQIKTAGSAVPANALYLQKAWQTGSEELAPASANIVPPVFIHPTADVHPTAKLGPNVSIGPRVVVGAGARVKESIVLEDSEIKHDACVLYSIIGWGSRVGAWARVQSISILGKDCGVGDEVRVQNCVCLPYKELKRDVTNEVIM; encoded by the exons ATGTCTCTCCACGTCCCCTTGCCGCATCGTTCTGCCACTCCGGTGGGCGCTGCCACCAAGGCTGTGATCTTG GTCGGTGGTCCTTCTCGCGGCACTCGATTCCGCCCTTTGTCTCTCGACCTCCCCAAGCCGCTCTTCGACGTTGCTGGCCACCCCATCATCTGGCACTGCCTCGACGCCGTTGCGCGCGTCAAGCAGATCCAGGAGGTCTACATCATCGGCTACTACGATGAGTCTGTCTTCCGCGACTTCATCAAGGACTCGGCCCGGGAGTTCCCCGGCATCAACCTGCGATACCTGCGCGAGTACGAGGCCCTAGGCACCGCGGGCGGCCTGTACCACTTCCGCGATGCCATCCTAAAGGGCCGCCCCGAGCgcctcttcgtcctcaacGCCGACGTGTGCTGCTCGTTCCCTCTcgaggagatgctcaagctcttcatggAGCGAGATGCTGAGGCCGTCATCCTGGGCACCCGCGTCAGCAACGAGGCCGCCTCCAACTTTGGCTGCATCGTCTCCGACTCGCACACCCGCCGCGTGCTGCACTACGTCGAGAAGCCCGAGTCGCACATCAGCAACCTCATCAACTGCGGCGTCTACCTCTTCTCCACCGACGCAATCTTCCCCTCCATCCGATCCGCCATCAAGCGCCGCACCGACCGGCCCCGCCTCGTCTCGTACCCGTCCTCGGACAACCTCGACCACTTCAGGATGCCCCGCGCCgtggccgacgacgacgacgacgaggacaagaaggaggtCATCCGCCTCGAGCAGGACATTCTCGGCGACATGGCCGACAGCAAGCAGTTCTACGTGTACGAGACCAAGGACTTTTGGCGCCAGATCAAGACGGCTGGCTCGGCCGTGCCCGCCAACGCCCTGTACCTGCAAAAGGCCTGGCAGACCGGCAGCGAGGAGCTTGCCCCCGCCAGCGCCAACATCGTTCCCCCCGTCTTCATCCACCCAACCGCCGACGTCCACCCCACGGCCAAGCTCGGCCCCAACGTCAGCATCGGACCCCGAgtcgtcgtcggcgccgGTGCCCGTGTCAAGGAGAGCATCGTGCTCGAGGACTCTGAGATTAAGCACGACGCCTGCGTGCTCTACTCCATCATCGGCTGGGGCAGCCGTGTCGGCGCCTGGGCTCGT GTCCAGAGCATCTCCATCCTGGGCAAGGACTGCGGTGTTGGCGACGAGGTCCGCGTGCAGAACTGCGTCTGCCTGCCATACAAGGAGCTGAAGCGG GACGTCACCAACGAAGTCATCATGTAA
- a CDS encoding nucleotide-sugar transporter domain-containing protein — MAVLDGGGSAIRAGSSGKPISLILLTVQNSAFILIMHYSRIMPPPGDHRYFPSTAVFLHELIKLAVSLTLALYEGSKTLAPSTPATVLFEQIYNAMFAGDGWKLIVPGVFYTLQNILQYVAIENLDAVHFQVLYQLKILTTALFSVYLLSRPLGLKRWLSLVVLTLGVSIVSLPGSTAIGSASSSSPLLHGMPDHFFPRSGHELGHAVVDDAAAHLTRRSATYQGIDNDLHPVEPSMNYSLGVTAVLVAAAVSGLTGVYFEKLLKESPSQASVWVRNLQLSFYSMIAALIGGVMWQDGAGIREHGFFEGYNAVVWATVVLQAAGGLLASLVIRDADNIIKNFATSISIILSFLVSVWVFEFKVTLTFLLGTMLVLLATYLYSVSEEKFARNRPPAIRVATFEKPAIERLLTPVGTPRLGPSKHFKSVEPFDVKGLGSTSSRPSSPMFARPASRLASQKEL, encoded by the exons ATGGCGGTGCTCGACGGCGGAGGCTCAGCAATCAGAGCTGGCAGCTCTGGCAAGCCAATCTCGCTGATCCTG CTGACTGTCCAAAACTCGGCCTTTATCCTCATCATGCACTACTCGCGCATCATGCCCCCTCCGGGCGACCACCGATACTTTCCCTCGACCGCCGTCTTCCTCCACGAACTCATCAAGCTTGCCGTTTCCCTGACGCTGGCCTTGTACGAAGGCTCCAAGACGCTGGCGCCCAGCACGCCTGCCACGGTGCTGTTTGAGCAGATCTACAATGCCATGTTTGCGGGCGATGGGTGGAAGCTGATTGTGCCGGGCGTGTTTTACACGCTGCAGAATATCCTGCAGTATGTGGCCATTGAGAACCTGGATGCTGTGCATTTTCAGGTTCTGTACCAGCTCAAG ATCCTTACAACGGCGCTATTCAGCGTCTATCTACTGAGCCGCCCCCTCGGCCTCAAGCGCTGGCTCTCGCTTGTTGTCCTTACACTCGGCGTCTCCATCGTCTCTCTACCTGGATCGACCGCCATTGGCAgtgcctccagctccagccccCTACTTCACGGCATGCCGGACCACTTCTTCCCTCGATCTGGCCATGAGCTGGGCCacgccgtcgtcgacgacgCAGCAGCGCATCTCACTCGCCGCTCTGCCACTTACCAAGGCATCGATAACGATCTTCACCCCGTCGAGCCCTCCATGAACTACTCCCTCGGCGTGACTGCAGTTCTCGTCGCGGCGGCGGTTTCTGGGCTTACGGGCGTCTATTTCgagaagctgctcaaggagagTCCCTCTCAAGCTAGCGTGTGGGTGCGCAATCTACAGCTGAGCTTCTATTCCATGATTGCTGCTCTTATTGGCGGTGTCATGTGGCAGGACGGCGCTGGGATTCGCGAGCATGGCTTTTTCGAGGGCTACAATGCGGTTGTGTGGGCGACGGTCGTGTTGCAGGCGGCTGGAGGCTTGCTGGCCAGCCTGGTCATTCGCGATGCCGACAACATTATCAAGAATTTTGCGACGAGTATTAGCATTATACTGAGCTTTCTCGTCAGCGTGTGGGTCTTTGAATTCAAAGTGACACTCACG TTTCTTCTGGGCACGATGCTTGTGCTGCTCGCAACGTACTTGTATAGCGTATCAGAGGAGAAATTCGCTCGAAACCGCCCGCCCGCGATCCGCGTCGCAACCTTTGAGAAGCCCGCCATCGAACGCCTTCTAACACCGGTGGGCACACCCCGCTTGGGGCCCTCGAAACACTTTAAATCCGTCGAGCCGTTTGATGTCAAGGGCTTGGGTTCGACGTCCAGCAGGCCCAGTAGTCCTATGTTTGCCCGGCCGGCGAGTCGTCTGGCTTCGCAAAAGGAGCTGTGA